In one Chryseobacterium camelliae genomic region, the following are encoded:
- a CDS encoding HRDC domain-containing protein, producing MKIKVLKVRIAEEFLRIDQKKIDQFLNEHQILNVETAFVHDGNFWSVIFYYAEIEASITINSVKDSKAIKYSAEDEILTADDIKILDALKLWRSEKAKEHNLPSYFIATNKELTSVAKYKPAKKEELLDIKGFGKHKIENYGEEILEILESV from the coding sequence ATGAAAATTAAAGTTTTAAAAGTGAGAATCGCAGAAGAATTTTTGCGTATCGATCAAAAAAAGATTGATCAGTTTCTGAATGAACATCAAATACTAAACGTTGAAACGGCTTTCGTACATGATGGTAATTTTTGGTCGGTTATTTTCTACTATGCAGAAATTGAAGCTTCAATTACAATTAATAGTGTAAAAGATTCTAAAGCTATAAAATATTCAGCTGAAGACGAGATTCTAACAGCGGATGATATTAAGATTTTAGATGCTTTAAAGCTATGGAGATCAGAAAAAGCCAAAGAGCATAATCTTCCTTCTTATTTTATTGCAACAAATAAAGAACTGACTTCGGTTGCTAAATATAAACCCGCTAAAAAAGAAGAATTATTAGACATTAAAGGTTTTGGAAAACATAAGATTGAAAATTATGGAGAAGAAATTTTAGAAATTTTAGAAAGTGTATGA
- the hisS gene encoding histidine--tRNA ligase translates to MKPSLAKGTRDFTALEVSRRRYIINILQKNFELFGFQPLETPSFENLSTLTGKYGEEGDRLIFKILNSGDYLKDVKELSDIINKQDYSKEQIDRDLQMVPSHDNIFSNVDSKKLIPYISDKALRYDLTVPFARFVAMNHGKLTFPYKRYQIQPVWRADRPQKGRFREFYQCDADVVGSESLWQEVELVQLYLKSFSQLNVSVTIHMNNRKILSGLAEYAGITDKLIDFTVALDKLDKIGKDGVVKELLEREITQDSIDKLDFLFNQSDDALENLLQLKEKFAGNETGLKGVEELEFVLTQSVNLGVDIQNLVFDITLARGLDYYTGAIFEVKADEAQMGSIGGGGRYDNLTEVFGVKNVPGIGISFGLDRIYLVMEELNLFPEEATSSVEYLFANFGGEETLDALKLINQLRENGISAELYPENAKLNKQFTYAEKKGIKNLAFLGGEEIKNNTVRFKNLETGEQKTISQQEFLA, encoded by the coding sequence ATGAAGCCAAGTTTAGCAAAAGGAACGAGAGATTTTACAGCTTTAGAAGTTTCCAGAAGAAGATATATCATCAATATTTTACAGAAAAATTTTGAATTGTTTGGTTTTCAGCCATTAGAAACTCCCAGTTTTGAAAACCTGTCTACATTGACCGGAAAATATGGTGAAGAAGGTGATCGCTTGATTTTTAAGATTTTAAACTCCGGAGATTATTTAAAAGATGTTAAAGAATTGTCTGATATAATAAATAAACAAGATTATTCTAAAGAACAAATAGATAGGGATTTACAAATGGTCCCTTCACATGATAATATTTTTTCAAATGTTGATTCTAAAAAATTAATCCCTTATATTTCTGATAAAGCTCTTCGCTATGATCTTACAGTACCTTTTGCAAGATTTGTTGCCATGAATCATGGAAAATTGACTTTTCCTTACAAACGTTACCAAATTCAGCCGGTTTGGAGAGCTGATCGTCCTCAGAAGGGTAGATTCAGAGAATTTTACCAGTGTGATGCTGACGTGGTGGGAAGCGAAAGTCTTTGGCAGGAAGTTGAATTGGTACAGTTATATTTAAAATCTTTTTCACAGCTTAATGTTTCAGTAACGATTCATATGAATAACAGGAAGATTCTTTCCGGTTTAGCAGAATATGCTGGAATTACAGATAAACTGATTGATTTTACTGTAGCTCTTGACAAATTAGATAAAATTGGGAAAGATGGCGTGGTAAAAGAATTGTTAGAAAGAGAAATTACCCAAGACTCAATTGATAAACTGGATTTCCTTTTCAATCAATCGGATGATGCTCTGGAAAATCTTCTTCAATTGAAAGAGAAATTTGCAGGCAATGAAACCGGGTTGAAAGGAGTTGAAGAATTAGAATTCGTACTTACTCAATCAGTTAATTTGGGTGTAGATATTCAGAATCTTGTTTTTGATATCACGCTGGCAAGAGGCTTAGATTATTATACAGGCGCTATTTTTGAGGTAAAGGCTGATGAAGCACAAATGGGCTCTATTGGTGGAGGCGGAAGATATGATAACCTTACAGAAGTTTTTGGGGTAAAAAATGTTCCTGGCATAGGAATTTCATTCGGTCTTGACAGAATTTATCTGGTGATGGAAGAACTTAATCTTTTCCCGGAAGAAGCAACTTCGAGTGTGGAGTATCTTTTTGCTAATTTTGGAGGAGAAGAAACCCTGGATGCTTTAAAATTGATTAATCAATTAAGAGAAAATGGTATTTCTGCAGAACTTTATCCTGAAAATGCAAAGTTGAATAAACAATTTACCTACGCAGAAAAGAAAGGAATTAAAAATCTTGCCTTCTTAGGTGGTGAAGAAATTAAAAATAATACGGTAAGATTTAAAAACCTGGAAACCGGTGAGCAAAAAACAATTTCTCAACAAGAGTTTTTAGCATAA